From the genome of Hemiscyllium ocellatum isolate sHemOce1 chromosome 15, sHemOce1.pat.X.cur, whole genome shotgun sequence, one region includes:
- the LOC132822739 gene encoding acyl-coenzyme A diphosphatase FITM2-like isoform X2 — protein MIYNLVAPDILRYFVKFSWGWTVGLLFPFIFTSNYFLQRDVLFAVRRVTSCLVGTGVWFLSTRTFHIIENFTGECYESQNMTVLHELDNLYTCKKNGHIWLGFDISGHSFLLSYCVLIMTEEIAVMNELHKVEQKPGKAIATIIKSLFIALNALLLLWIWMFFCTAVYFHDMPHKIIGTAFGISAWYGTYRFWYKKPFSPGLPPETGNKKE, from the exons ATGATATATAATTTAGTAGCTCCAGACATTCTCAG GTACTTCGTCAAATTTTCATGGGGTTGGACCGTGGGCCTGCTATTTCCCTTTATTTTCACTTCAAATTACTTTCTTCAAAGGGATGTTCTGTTTGCAGTACGTCGTGTAACTTCATGTCTGGTAGGAACTGGTGTTTGGTTTCTTAGCACAAGGACTTTTCATATTATTGAAAATTTCACAGGTGAGTGCTACGAATCCCAAAAtatgactgttcttcatgaacttGATAACCTATACACCTGCAAGAAAAATGGCCACATTTGGCTTGGCTTTGACATCTCTGGACACTCCTTCTTATTGTCATACTGTGTACTAATTATGACAGAAGAAATAGCTGTCATGAATGAACTTCACAAAGTGGAGCAAAAGCCAGGAAAGGCCATAGCAACAATCATTAAATCACTGTTTATTGCTTTAAATGCCTTGCTTTTGTTGTGGATTTGGATGTTTTTTTGTACTGCAGTGTATTTTCATGATATGCCTCATAAAATAATTGGAACTGCTTTTGGAATTTCTGCCTGGTATGGAACATACAGGTTTTGGTATAAGAAACCTTTTTCTCCTGGATTGCCACCTGAAACTGGGAACAAAAAGGAGTAG